The Iamia majanohamensis genome window below encodes:
- a CDS encoding biotin--[acetyl-CoA-carboxylase] ligase: protein MTGAPSPFDVDAVRASVAGTRFADVRWVAETGSTNADLWSVATGGGGEGTVLGADHQTAGRGRRGRTWTAPAGAAVLVSVLLRPPAPAVDLATPAVSLAAAEAVEAVCGRAPGIKWPNDLVVVGDGAGPDRKLAGVLAEASWPPGVDIASGYREPSPSVRVPVVVGLGLNVAAEGRDPELEGVAVACDELAGPGVAVGREDLVVAWLGALDRWYGRILDPGGREEMWEAWRARSATLGRRVRVDLGVDDLEGEAVDVTPTGQLVVRTLEGDERVLAVGDVTHLRAV, encoded by the coding sequence GCGTCGGTGGCCGGCACCCGGTTCGCCGACGTGCGGTGGGTGGCCGAGACGGGGTCGACCAACGCCGACCTGTGGTCCGTGGCCACCGGGGGCGGCGGCGAGGGCACGGTGCTCGGCGCCGACCACCAGACCGCGGGCCGGGGTCGTCGAGGCCGGACCTGGACCGCACCGGCCGGGGCCGCGGTCCTCGTGTCGGTGCTGCTGCGGCCCCCCGCCCCCGCGGTCGACCTGGCCACCCCGGCGGTGTCGCTGGCCGCGGCCGAGGCGGTGGAGGCCGTCTGCGGGCGGGCCCCGGGCATCAAGTGGCCCAACGACCTGGTGGTCGTGGGCGACGGCGCCGGCCCCGACCGCAAGCTGGCCGGGGTGCTGGCCGAGGCGTCGTGGCCCCCGGGGGTCGACATCGCCTCCGGCTACCGCGAGCCGTCGCCCTCGGTGCGGGTCCCGGTGGTGGTGGGCCTGGGCCTCAACGTGGCGGCGGAGGGTCGCGACCCCGAGCTCGAGGGCGTGGCTGTGGCCTGCGACGAGCTGGCCGGGCCGGGGGTCGCGGTGGGCCGCGAGGACCTCGTCGTCGCCTGGCTGGGGGCGCTCGACCGCTGGTACGGGCGCATCCTCGACCCCGGGGGCCGGGAGGAGATGTGGGAGGCGTGGCGGGCCCGCTCGGCCACCCTCGGGCGTCGGGTGCGGGTCGACCTCGGGGTCGACGACCTGGAGGGCGAGGCCGTCGACGTCACCCCGACCGGCCAGCTCGTGGTCCGGACGCTCGAGGGCGACGAGCGGGTCCTCGCCGTGGGCGACGTGACCCACCTGCGCGCCGTCTGA
- a CDS encoding glycosyltransferase family 39 protein: MTSTVDDRGADPLGPDLGGVLAAPALLRRTAPEVPAGAVPGRADPALAEGAAPPGGPDAADPTAGRDDEARRARRTATRRYVALLALPLLAGAALRLVLALGDQVITNDASAYLQSGRNLVEGRGFVRAPGTPELHFPPGTPLLLGGTWRLTGSPLVALTSVTFLASTLCLLPLAGLARRLGGDRAGVAACWVGALAPGLTVVPVNAGGGSEALHLLFLLTLLWLVATLRSREGLGVWATAAGAGLAAGALYLTRPEGLLLVLPVLAAVVLTSGVVGDLRRREVTVRGLLRRLAPAGVVLAVLAACMAPYVVHLHRHTGSWELTAKSQDANIEAWRAVADGDRRARDRVLYELDDSGLGLVERSTSLPGLVADDPGGYAGIVGTNGVQLWSEYVAPRPSTGSSFPSWVLLPLPLLGVALWGARRHRRDPVVLALVAVAALATATCVGFFVQSRYLVPATGALCVLAGLGLAGLRPRWRVGAAAVAALLLTVPLVTEVGRDPGVFATREPVEHQVAGEWLARNTAADSRVMTRSLVTAFYAQRLALAPPFASLDETLRYARHHGVDHLVVDEFLMYRFRPQLTPLLGPGPWPGLRLEHAFHERGRLTRIFALDPAPTSDSPDPPPLGFVGDG; encoded by the coding sequence GTGACCTCCACGGTGGACGACCGGGGGGCCGATCCCCTCGGGCCCGACCTGGGAGGGGTGCTCGCCGCGCCCGCCCTCCTGCGTCGCACCGCCCCCGAGGTCCCGGCCGGCGCGGTGCCCGGGCGAGCCGACCCCGCCCTCGCGGAGGGGGCCGCCCCGCCCGGGGGCCCCGACGCCGCTGACCCGACGGCGGGGCGCGACGACGAGGCCCGGCGGGCCCGCCGGACCGCGACCCGTCGGTACGTCGCCCTGCTCGCCCTCCCCCTGCTCGCCGGGGCCGCCCTCCGCCTGGTGCTGGCCCTCGGCGACCAGGTGATCACCAACGACGCCAGCGCCTACCTCCAGAGCGGGCGCAACCTGGTCGAGGGCCGGGGCTTCGTCCGGGCCCCGGGCACCCCCGAGCTCCACTTCCCGCCGGGCACGCCGCTCCTTCTCGGCGGCACGTGGCGGCTGACGGGGAGCCCGCTGGTCGCGCTCACGTCGGTGACGTTCCTCGCCTCCACGCTCTGCCTGCTGCCCCTGGCCGGGCTGGCCCGGCGCCTGGGCGGCGACCGGGCCGGGGTGGCGGCCTGCTGGGTCGGGGCCCTGGCGCCCGGCCTCACCGTCGTCCCCGTCAACGCCGGCGGCGGGTCCGAGGCCCTGCACCTGCTGTTCCTGCTCACGCTGCTGTGGCTGGTGGCCACGCTGCGGTCCCGCGAGGGCCTCGGCGTCTGGGCGACCGCGGCCGGGGCCGGGCTGGCGGCCGGGGCCCTGTACCTGACCCGGCCCGAGGGGCTGCTGCTCGTCCTCCCCGTGCTCGCCGCCGTCGTGCTCACCAGCGGCGTGGTCGGCGACCTGCGCCGCCGCGAGGTGACCGTCCGGGGCCTGCTGCGGAGGCTGGCGCCGGCCGGCGTGGTGCTGGCGGTGCTGGCCGCGTGCATGGCGCCCTACGTCGTCCACCTCCACCGCCACACCGGGTCCTGGGAGCTGACCGCGAAGTCCCAGGACGCCAACATCGAGGCCTGGCGGGCGGTGGCCGACGGCGACCGTCGGGCCCGGGACCGAGTCCTCTACGAGCTCGACGACAGCGGGCTGGGCCTGGTGGAGCGGTCCACCAGCCTGCCCGGCCTCGTCGCCGACGACCCCGGGGGCTACGCCGGCATCGTCGGCACCAACGGGGTCCAGCTGTGGTCGGAGTACGTCGCCCCCCGGCCCTCCACCGGGTCGTCGTTCCCGTCCTGGGTCCTGCTGCCCCTGCCCCTGCTCGGCGTGGCCCTCTGGGGGGCGCGGCGGCACCGGCGCGACCCCGTGGTGCTGGCCCTCGTCGCGGTGGCCGCCCTGGCCACCGCGACCTGTGTCGGCTTCTTCGTCCAGTCCCGGTACCTGGTTCCCGCGACCGGTGCCCTCTGCGTGCTGGCCGGGCTCGGCCTGGCCGGGCTGCGGCCCCGGTGGCGCGTCGGGGCGGCGGCGGTGGCCGCCCTGCTGCTCACCGTGCCCCTCGTGACCGAGGTGGGCCGGGACCCGGGGGTGTTCGCCACCCGCGAGCCGGTCGAGCACCAGGTGGCGGGGGAGTGGCTGGCGCGCAACACCGCGGCCGACAGCCGGGTGATGACCCGCAGCCTGGTCACCGCCTTCTACGCCCAGCGGCTCGCGCTGGCGCCGCCGTTCGCCTCCCTCGACGAGACCCTCCGCTACGCCCGCCACCACGGTGTCGACCACCTCGTGGTCGACGAGTTCCTCATGTACCGGTTCCGTCCCCAGCTCACCCCGCTGCTCGGGCCGGGGCCGTGGCCCGGGCTGCGCCTGGAGCACGCGTTCCACGAGCGGGGCCGGCTCACCCGCATCTTCGCCCTCGACCCGGCGCCGACCTCCGACTCGCCCGACCCGCCGCCCCTGGGGTTCGTGGGCGACGGCTGA
- a CDS encoding aminotransferase class IV, whose protein sequence is MTAPAPASWCWIDGRVLPTDQATVGVSDHGLTVGDGVFETMKVVDGTPFALTRHLRRLHRSAAALELEVPLADDDLRAACAAVLSAADEGGSPVGRVRLTLTGGPGPAGSDRGGAPATVLVVTSPPTSWEPVTRVATVPFTRNPTGALAGVKSTSYAENVLALARARAAGASEAVFADVHGRLSEGTGSNVFVVRGGALLTPGLATGCLAGITRELVLEVAGASESDTLTLDDLRSADEAFLTSSTRDVQPIGEVDGGALPTPCPGPVTEAASAALAAVEARTLDP, encoded by the coding sequence GTGACGGCCCCCGCCCCCGCCAGCTGGTGCTGGATCGACGGTCGGGTGCTGCCCACCGACCAGGCCACCGTCGGCGTCAGCGACCACGGCCTCACGGTCGGCGACGGCGTGTTCGAGACCATGAAGGTGGTCGACGGCACCCCCTTCGCCCTCACCCGGCACCTCCGCCGGCTGCACCGCTCGGCCGCCGCCCTCGAGCTCGAGGTGCCGCTGGCCGACGACGACCTGCGCGCCGCCTGCGCCGCCGTCCTCTCCGCCGCCGACGAGGGCGGCAGCCCCGTCGGGCGGGTGCGGCTGACCCTCACCGGGGGCCCGGGACCCGCCGGCAGCGACCGCGGGGGCGCGCCGGCGACGGTGCTGGTGGTCACCTCGCCCCCCACCTCCTGGGAGCCGGTGACCCGGGTGGCCACCGTCCCCTTCACGCGGAACCCCACCGGCGCCCTGGCCGGGGTGAAGTCGACCTCCTACGCCGAGAACGTCCTGGCCCTGGCCCGGGCCCGGGCCGCGGGGGCGTCCGAGGCCGTCTTCGCCGACGTCCACGGTCGCCTCAGCGAGGGCACCGGCTCCAACGTGTTCGTGGTGCGTGGCGGTGCCCTGCTCACCCCGGGCCTGGCCACGGGCTGCCTGGCCGGCATCACCCGGGAGCTGGTCCTCGAGGTCGCAGGCGCGTCGGAGTCCGACACCCTCACCCTCGACGACCTCCGCTCTGCGGACGAGGCCTTCCTGACCTCCTCGACCCGCGACGTGCAGCCCATCGGGGAGGTCGACGGGGGCGCCCTCCCGACCCCGTGCCCCGGTCCGGTCACCGAGGCCGCGTCGGCGGCGCTGGCGGCGGTCGAGGCCCGCACCCTCGACCCCTGA
- a CDS encoding anthranilate synthase component I family protein — protein MAAPTPPAPLAVVGGHLLTELEDVTSDLGALDGAGTWAVVLPASGPPVCARFARRRPARPWPGPPWPGVPGGQAAWTTSLDGDAFRSGVRRIRAAIRDGDVYQVNLTRRLSAPAPADADVAALGAALAAGNPAPYSAVVRLPAQGVHVASASPELFVRRDGDRVRSSPIKGTAASEADLLPKDRAENVMIVDLVRNDLGRVCEWGSVTVPSLCAVEAHPGLVHLVSTVEGRLRPGVGWPEVLAATFPPGSVTGAPKRAALEVIDALEPVPRGVYCGAVGWVDADAGRGALNVAIRTFWLEDGRLHFGTGGGITWGSDPDGEWAETELKAARLIGLASRGRLAR, from the coding sequence ATGGCCGCCCCCACGCCCCCGGCCCCGCTGGCGGTCGTCGGTGGGCACCTGCTGACCGAGCTGGAGGACGTCACCTCCGACCTCGGCGCCCTGGACGGGGCGGGGACCTGGGCCGTGGTGCTGCCCGCCTCGGGCCCGCCGGTGTGCGCCCGCTTCGCCCGGAGGCGCCCGGCCCGGCCGTGGCCCGGCCCTCCCTGGCCCGGGGTCCCCGGCGGCCAGGCCGCGTGGACCACCTCCCTGGACGGCGACGCCTTCCGGTCCGGGGTGCGGCGCATCCGGGCTGCGATCCGCGACGGCGACGTGTACCAGGTCAACCTGACCCGCCGGCTCTCGGCCCCGGCCCCGGCGGACGCCGACGTCGCCGCCCTCGGCGCCGCGCTGGCCGCCGGCAACCCCGCGCCCTACAGCGCGGTGGTCCGGCTGCCGGCCCAGGGCGTGCACGTGGCCTCGGCCTCCCCGGAGCTGTTCGTCCGGCGGGACGGCGACCGGGTGCGGTCGTCGCCGATCAAGGGCACGGCCGCGTCCGAGGCCGACCTGCTGCCCAAGGACCGGGCCGAGAACGTGATGATCGTCGACCTCGTCCGCAACGACCTGGGCCGGGTCTGCGAGTGGGGCTCGGTGACCGTCCCGTCGCTCTGCGCGGTGGAGGCCCACCCGGGCCTGGTGCACCTGGTGTCGACGGTCGAGGGCCGGCTGCGGCCGGGCGTGGGCTGGCCCGAGGTGCTGGCGGCCACCTTCCCGCCGGGGTCGGTGACCGGCGCGCCGAAGCGGGCCGCGCTGGAGGTGATCGACGCCCTCGAGCCGGTGCCCCGGGGCGTGTACTGCGGCGCCGTGGGGTGGGTCGACGCCGACGCCGGGCGGGGCGCCCTGAACGTGGCCATCCGCACCTTCTGGCTCGAGGACGGCCGCCTCCACTTCGGGACCGGCGGCGGCATCACCTGGGGCTCGGACCCCGACGGCGAGTGGGCCGAGACCGAGCTGAAGGCGGCCCGGCTGATCGGCCTCGCCAGCCGTGGGAGGCTGGCCCGGTGA